From the Candida dubliniensis CD36 chromosome 2, complete sequence genome, the window TGTAttggatttattattgttctGTTACCTTGATATTTATGAGATTTTATTGGAACACGATGATGCCTTTGTAATTCTGGATGCTTTTTGagatatttattttcttcgCTGGAAGAATAGATTTCATGATGTTCAAAACTAGGAAAggtatttttctttttattggCATAACTGTATAATTCAAATCCTAACGATAGATTACTGGCATAAGAAAATACATTGAAATCGTATTTGGAACAAAAAGTTGATGCCACAGAGGTTTTAACTGTATAAGTTGATGAAATATGGCCAACAATTGGATTTATAGCCAATGTCATGGTGAGAGGTTTCCCCGTTGATGTTGATCGGGTTGAATATCTTAATGCTGCTGATAGCCCAGGACTCATTGTTCTTGCCGCATACCATAATTCTGTTCCTATTGATATCAcagaattatcaaatttaggAATCACAGCTGGGTTCACATGAGGAAAATTATGTGAAGTAGCATCATTCCCAAGATTATACAAACATCGCAACCCAATCAATGCTTCGTTGGTGgaataaattaattctCGCAGATATTTTGCTGTATTGTTTTGCAAATATACAATCATGgttccatttttttctaGATGCGGATTATTGACacatttaattaataattgactATTTTTCGTAATTCGTTTGATTATCATAGCTTCAAGTGCTGATCCTGGGAAATACATTCTCCCGTATAATAAAGAGCTTCGATTTtgtataatattatttgtcAATTTGGAACTTAACCCAACCAGGGGTTCAATTATTCGAAATCCAGCAATGGCATCTTGTAATGAAACATCTTTAGTCCCCATTGTGTTAGTTAATGGAATGGATGAGTATAAGTATGCTAATGATCCATTTATTTGGTGATGATTAGATAATGTGAATGACGACGCCAGATAATCTGTAGTCTtggaagaagaatcaaTCTTAAACCCATTGGGTATGGGGAAATCTAAAAGAGCTTGTGATGTGGCAGTAATATTAGAATATATGTTGTCTTCATTCCAATTAGTTGATTTATAAAAACATTTCTGTAGGTATTCCATGTATGTATACATTGGGAAGatcaccaaaaaaaaaagagggaAAGCACTTAAATAACAAGGTAATggatattgaaattggtgATTATGGTTTATATTTGTTGGGTGtttaatgttgttgttgttgttgtttttttctggTTGGGTTTATTCTTGGTTGTCTCATAACCAGCGTATTATGTAAGcaggttgttgttttttttattgttagGCGCCCTCTctttgtgtgtgtgtgtgactcaatttatttgatcaatcaatttttcatcttctGCACTTTTCTGGTTTTGTTTCAACCAGTAATTTTCAATCTATTCTTTATTACATAACCTAAATATTCCATATGTCACGAGAAGCCTTAATTAATAGAATAACCAATGAAACCAAGATTCAAATTGCTATCAATTTAGATGGTGGTAAActtgaattgaaagaatCTATATTCCCAAATCAATCTGTTGATGAACATCATGCTAAACAAGTCTCTGGATCACAATATATCAATGTGCAAACAGGTATTGGGTTTCTTGATCATATGATTCATGCGTTGGCTAAACATTCAGGCTGGTcattaattgttgaatgtATTGGGGATTTACATATTGATGACCACCACACTGCTGAAGATGTGGGTATAAGTTTAGGAATGGCTTTTAAACAAGCATTAGGACAGATTAAGGGAGTGAAAAGATTTGGCCATGGGTTTGCTCCTTTAGATGAAGCATTGAGTAGAGCagttgttgatttatctAATAGGCCATTTGCAGTCATTGAATTAGGAttgaaaagagaaaaaattggtgaTTTGTCAACAGAAATGATCCCTCATGTTTTGGAAAGTTTTGCAGGTGCTGCTGGTATTACCATTCATGTTGATTGTTTAAGAGGGTTCAATGATCATCATAGAGCTGAAAGTGCATTTAAAGCATTAGCCATTGCCATTAAAGAAGCTATTTCTAAAACCGGGAAAAACGATATTCCAAGCACTAAAGGTGTATTATCATAAGTAGATGGGGGTATAAAGACTAtacatatatttattatttatttatttgaaatagaaatagaaaCTGATGAATAATCATTTCAATCATTGTAACTTATATAGTGTGTTCTTAATTGCAATATTGCGTGTATGTGATGAGTAGAAGtgagtgaaaaaaaaaaaaagaatcaaagtGTACGAAAATTTTATGATGAGATATTCATCACTACAAAATACTAATTGCAACCAAAATAACTAAAATCTTCTATGATTTCCCAAAAAAGaacattttcaatactATCTATTCTATTGAAATCCAAATCTATTGCTTCTGGTGATTTAAAACCGGTATTCAAACCTCGTCATCTGAACTCGAATAAAGGACAACCACAACATTTCGAAAAGAATTTACCCCAAACCACAGTTGAATTGAAACCTTGGGAAAAGCAAAATATTTCGAAAGATGCTTTTTTTAAAAGGAAATACGGTAATATATCACCAGAAGATAGGAAAGCTTTAAACGCAAAAGTTGAACGACAAAGAAGATTTAGAGCTATGAAGATTGCTCATGAGAAATCACTTCAAGAAAAAGCTAatgaagaaagagaaagggCAAGAGCATTAGCTCGTGAAGCCAAAGGTTTCAAAACTAGTAATTCTAATTATGATACTGTGGTTGACAGAAATGACACGATTTTTGATTATGTGTTTGGTACACATCCAGTTAAAGCAGTGTTAGCAGCCGGTAAACGTCGTATGCTTGATTTGTATACtttcaataatgatgatcCTGATATTGTTGAACTTGCGGTGGAAAAATATGGTATTACTCCCAAAAGATTAAAGGATAAAAATGCATTGAATATACTTTGTAAAAATGGTGTTCATAATGGAGTTGTGTTAAAGACAAACAAATTGGAAATTCCTTATATTAAAGAAGTTGGCCATGCAGAAAATGGTGAATATAAATTGGCGATTGAAAGCTTAGAAGATGATTCGGTtaatattgaaacaaaGACTGTGATTAGAGATGGCAATGAAGAGGTCGAAGAATTATAtccattatcattatatttGGATGAGATTACTGATCCACAAAATATGGGGTCCATTTTAAGATCAgcttatttttttggtgttgatTTTATAGTTGTCCCCAATCATAGTACTGCCAAATTGGGTCCTGTAGCAAACAAAGCTTCTGCAGGTGCATTAGATCTTATTGATATATATCAAACTGGTTCaagtttgaaatttattgattctgTTCGTCAAAGTGGTTGGCATGTTATTAGTACTAGTGGTAGACCAACTGGTGCAAAGCCTAGAGAAGAAGTCAATGATGATTTGGAAATTCCTGAACCACATTTGAAgaataaattcattgaaTTACAAGATTTACGTACTATATTGAGGAAAACTCCAGTTATGTTGATCATTGGAAGCGAAGGATCAGGTGTAAGAACAAATATGAAAATGAGATCTGATTATCTTGTTGGTATTCCTAAACTTAGGcgtaatgataatattgtGGATTCACTTAATGCTGGTGTAGCAACTGGAGTCATTTTGCAAAATTGTCTAGATTAGATTagattaaattaaataaagcCAAAGAAAGTGTGTATCCCTTGGGTCTTGTATATAGGAACTCCTTAATGCATGTGTTGTTGGGTTATGAGAACAATTTAACAAAATGGGAAAATATCATAAGATAAACttaaagagaaaaaaaaaaaaatttttgagGTTGCTTGTTAGTAGTAACAGTTTGGTTATTTGCACCTTTACCGTTGATAAACATTCAAACGacccaaaaaaattgattaagccgacccaaaaaaaaaaagaaaataatacgAGACAAGACATTTTGTGAAGGGCGGATTTAATAGAactaaaaatataaaaacgGTGGGACAcgaaaaaataaaaaaataatccGCTGGAGGAAGGAAACGAGAAAAGGAGATAAAAATAGagggaggaggaggaggagggggCCACATCACAAAAcatattcttcttcctcctcGTCTTCGTAttagatttgatttttcacAGTCGGTTTATAAAGAATGCAAAATATTTATCTTAAAATCTAAACCATTTAACAAACCCTCCCTTCctgccaaaaaaaaaaaaaattgttttctttcttttttctctttttcttattctttCAACCTGAGTCAATCgttttatatttaattttagaaTAATGTCGAATTATCATTTAGTCATTTTAGTTCATGGTGTTTGGGGTAATTCTTCTCATCTTGCCTatgttgaaaaacaaattcatGAAAACATTCATTCTTATGATGGAACTATAATTCATACCCACAAGACAGGATCACACCTGGGTTATTTGACTTATGATGGAATTGATGTTAATGGGAAAAGAATATCTGATGAAGTATGGgaacaaacaaaattgattgaagaaaaaggtGGTAAGGTTATTAAGTTTTCCGTTGTCGGGTATTCCTTGGGAGGTTTGATCTCGAGATATTGTATTGGTTATCTCAGTAGTCAAGGCTATTTTGATGATGTCGAGCCAATAAACTTTACAACCTTCTGTACACCACACGTGGGAGTACTGGTACCTCAAAGTCATAATTTCTCAGCCCGATTATACAATAGAATAGCTCCATTGTTTCTAGCTGATACTGGAGCTCAGTTTTTCCTTCGAGATAAAGTTGGAGAATTTGGTAAACCATTGTTGGTATGGATGGCCGATCCTAGATCCAAATTCTATAAGGCATTAGCAAAATTCAAGTATAAATCACTTTATGCCAATGTTGTCAATGATAAGCGGTGCTCGTGGTATACTGCTTCCATCTCTCCAGATGATAAAGTTAATTCACTGTATAATAAAAACCCagaaaatatcaattgcAAATATATAAAGGGATACCAACCAAATGTCATTGATGTTACCAAACCATGTTATTATGATAAAGCTAACAACTTGAAGGGAACGACAAATTATCGATTCAAATGGTTTTGGAAGACTTTAAATTGGATCAAATTGATAGGAACAATTGCTGTATATTCACCGATTTTTATTATAACTTCAATTGTGCAAAGGATATATAATAGGAAAAGAGTAAGTgagtttttcaaaaatgaatcaaatgatttattacaCATGTATGAACATGAAGGAGGAGAAGAAGAGCATCCTTCTGTGTTTGCAGATATTTCTAATaaagttgatgatgaacaaGAAACATTGGTTGAAGACATTTATGACGCCATGAATTGGAGAGTTAGTCATTCATCAGCTTTCCCACCCATAAAATTAGATCGTGATCAATCCtatattgttgaaaaattaaatacaATTAGTTGGAAGAAATAccccattattattagacaCACTAAAGGTACTCATGGTGCAGCTATTATAAAGCATTATGATCCGAATTTTGATGAAGGTGAAGTTATAGTGAGACATTTTGTTAAGGAAGTATTTAAGTTAGAATAGTTTTAAAGTTTGCTagatattttattattacataTTACGATTAGATTTCTTCTGAGTTTTTTCGGCAACAGCTTTGAGTtgtaaaatcaaatttttacGCAATTTGCTGCTAAATTTGTTTAGATGGAAGATAAAGCAATGTTTcataatgataaagaacATGTTGGGATAAAATCTTCCACCTTGAGATCATTATTTGGGTTCAAGGATAAAGtttctttatcatcaacTATAGTTGCGAAACCGAACGAAGAATCTAATAACAATGACACATCCGCTGAAGAGCATTGCAGCCAATTTacatcaacaataactaAAACAGTGCATATCAGAGTGCCATTATTAGATGTCTTTCAAGAACCCAAATTCCATGATTATCattggaaattgaaattattaccTCAATGGCAAACATATTTACTCATATATGTTTGTTTAACAAATGGAGATTCTTTAATAACTCAATTATATCAAGATataaaagaatttattgattattatcaaaaattagATGAGGTTGctattttaattcattcatcaaatcaatcattTCATTATTCAATGCTTAAATATTGTTCTCCCatatttgtaataaatATGGTTATTTCTAATAGTAAGTGGttatatttgattaataacTATATGATGACATCTGTatttaaagaaatgaaTTTACAAATGGTTAAATATTATAACTTTGGATTTCCAAGAGTGGTGTTGTCAGTATTTGGGATACCAGCTCTGGTGAATAAACAGGAgttgatttcattttttgaaaaattaggaaagttgatttcaatcaaatttgcACCAATTGGgaaattaacaaaatttCATGTTATATCATTACAATTCTCTAGATTTCTGAATTTCACAGTTATAAAATctcaaattttaaaattcaaatctgcctatttatcatcaaaacAGGCATTAACACTtacaaagaaacaaaagaaaacaagtGATCTTGTATTATAATACATAGTAATTCTTTCTCCTTCCTTCTCTCTGACTCAATTAGTAAACTATACACCCCTctcaaatcaattcaacatAGTTTGCTGGGAAAATACCAGTTAAACCATTGTTCCTTCCTGTCCACCAATCATCAATAGTATCAGTTTTTTTAAGAATATCAATTACATCACCTTTTTTGAAAGGTAAATCTCCACTTTGTTCTCCTTTGAATGTATATAAGGCAATTGCTTGTGTTgcatttgatttttgagCACCACCAAAATTGGGTTTTGAGGCAACTGATGGCCGCGATGGTGCACCAGATGATCCTTGATCTGATTTCCTTGGAGACAATCTAGTACTTCCTAAACGTGACCCCAATCTATCCACATCACTGTTACCTCTTGACCTGgatttgttattataattaGTATCGTATATATCATCTTCCCAATTGGCTGTTTTCCGTCCACCAGCACTCCCTCCTGAAGATGTACCTCTTGTTGATGTTCGCCTATTTCGAGAGTAACCATAGTCATCCTCTGAGGAGTATTGATCTTCATCAGATGAATAATAGCCATTGGAATTGCCACGTCTCCTTGATCTGCTTGATGAAACAGTGCCTCGGCGATTTCTAGAAGCTGATGAGTAATCTGATGTGGTGTCTGAAAAATCATCTGGAATATCGTCATAATAGTCATCATTGTAAagatcatcttcatcataaGGGAGTTTGTTACTGAAAACTCTTGAATCCAATACTCTCATCAATGCTTCACAAGCAGGAGGGATATCCACTTGACCGGCAAGAATATTTCTTGCCTTACAGTTGCTTCCGTAAAATTTTCTATTAGCTTCTCttctttcaacaattgCTGAACCTTCCAATGATACACCAGCAAATAACCCTTTTGTTTTGGAATAAGCAAAAACTGCGGATACACTACCAACAGTGGCAGTCCCTGCTGCTTCTGCACTTCTACCCAATGGTCCAGCAGCAATAGATACGTTAGTACCCAAAGTCACCGATCCTAATTGAGCAAAAGTATCAACTGCAGCCTTAGTATTTAATACAAACACGAAATCTGTCAATTCGGCCCCAATTTGACCACCTacaccagcaccagcagTAACAATTGCTGAAGGTGCTGACCAAGATCCATCTGGCAAACGTGCAACTATCACACCTGATCCAGCTCTAccagaaaacaaaaaacctGCTTTTAAAACAGTTATAATTGCCAATCCTTTggcatttttcaaaattcttGGAGGGATAACTTGATCAGGGCCAGCTATTTGATTGGGTTTGATAAATGATGATAAGATTTTTGCTGCTTTtctaaacaattgaaagaCGTTAGTATCCTGTAGATAATTTTTGTTCAGAAACTATTGCTAATGATATTGAGTTACATACTTTGATTCGCTTTTCAAGCTTCTTGGAATTGGATTATTAATACCcatattttattgaaattttcaaattaaaaaacCTATCGTTTACTCTTGATAACAAATGTgggaaataaaaaaaaaaaaagaaaagaaaagaaatcaattaaaaccaaaccaaaacgaatttattaaaccaaaaaaagaaagccTGTCAATGGTTggaaatatcaaaataaagATTGAGTATATATGActtaaattgaatcaaatattttgagGAAAGAAAGTCTTGTGGAAGAAAAACTGGgagaaaaaggaaaaagaagtaGAAAGCAAATTTAGGGAAATTAATTTTGGGAGGGAACGAAAAAAATGATCAATCTAAATTTTTTGTGGTCAGTTAATTCTTTCCCacccaagaaaaaaatgaaagagtgttgattgaattgaattgaacaAGTCCACttatcaacaaccacaattATAGTTTGCATCAACGTGTAAACAAAttgtgtgtatgtgtgtaCTAATCTTCTTCCAAGTGATTAAAAGGGGATACCAATAAAGTGTTTGTGTATTGTAAATACTATTTATTAAGCTCTTCTTCTGATTAAAGCGGCCATGTCCCTTCACAAACTCTATGCATGTTCACTTGGATGTTCATATCTACTTGGATGTGAGTTTAACAATACGTCATTATAGTCTCCAAATGTAATTGTTATTAGTAATATCCGGTCTTTGTTCCTTAGCATGATTGTGGTTGTCACATTCTTCTTGGTGCAGAAATAGGCGCAGGCCTCACCCAAGAAATCTCAGGATGTCTCGGCTGCAAGACTTATCCATGGTAATTCcgaaaaaaccaaaaaaaaaaaaaaattaaatggCCCACCTAGAACAGACAAAGTGATTACAATGTATTAAAAGTGATCTAGACCCTTCTATATCTTCTTGATGTCATCATTTGCTTTGGAAGTTGTATAATTCTGTTTTTGGAATTCGGTGGTTCATATTTGTACTGCGTGCTGGTTTTTGAAGGGTTACCCAAGATGAAGTAGCTTGTATCTCGTTTAGCACATAGAGTTTTTCGTCATGTGGGATTAGTACCAGGTTCTCTTTCTGTAATATATCGTAACCACTTAGCTTATTTCCTTGTTGTGGAAGTCGTTCTGTATGAAGATGTTATCAAATAGATTgagcttttttttgtacCAGTCGCGACTCCTTAACATCGCgatttatttcttttcatgAGACGCATCCTCTCTccataaaagaaaaaaaaaaaaactaaacaCCTTGTAGCTCATCTCTTTTTAAATACACTTTTTCCATTACTTTATTCTATGAGTGAAAGCGATGAAACCAAATCGGTATCATCCATAATATCagcatcatcttcatcacgTCCTAAGAAGTATATTTGCACATATGAAGGGTGTGAGAAAGCTTATAATCGACCATCGTTACTAGAGCAGCATTCAAGAACACATAGCAATGATCGACCGTATAAATGTACAGTGGAAGATTGTGATAAAGCATTTTTTAGAAAATCACACTTAGAAACACACATAGTATCACATTCTGAAAATAAACCCTTCCACTGTTCAGTGTGTGGTAAAGGAGTTAATTCTCGACAACACTTGAAAAGACATGAAATCACTCAtacaaaatcatttaaatgtacatttgaaaattgtgAAGAAGCATTTTATAAACATCAATCTTTAAGACATCATATATTATCTGTTCATGAGAAAACGTTGACTTGTAAAGAGTGTAATAAGGTTTTCACGCGACCTTCGAAATTGGCTCAACATAAATTGAAGCATCATGGTGGATCCCCTGCTTATCAATGTGATCATCCTGGTTGCtttaaaaatttccaaaCTTGGTCGGTATTACAATTTCATATAAAGCAAATGCACccaaaaattaaatgtCCTTTATGTGGTAAAGGTTGTGTTGGGAAAAAAGGTTTATCATCACATATGTTGAGTCATGATGATTCTACCATGATTAAGATTTGGACTTGTGATTATTGTGATGTGGGAAAATTtgcaaagaaaaatgaattaatagagcattataatattttccATGATGGTAATATCCCAGATGATTTGTTAAAGGAAACTGATGTGAAAAAACTAGAAGATCTACTAGACCAAGGATccaaattaaataatttgaatgaattacaaaaagtAAAATCAGTCaacaatgatgatgaagaatatgACTGTCTAGACGAAAGAAGAAGTGATGCTAGATCAGATTCAGTATCAGCTCGAAGATCAATCAAGTCATTTACTGCTTCTTTGGAAGATTCAAAGAATATTTCTCAACTTATTCTGAATAGTGGGAAAATCAACTGTCCTAAAAATAATTGCGACAGATTGTTTTCAAGGGAATATGATTTACGTAGGCACTTGAAATGGCATGATGATAACTTgcaaagaattgaattattcTTAAATAGTATAGAAAAAGAGGAAACTCCAGAAGGTGAACCTTTGGCTAAAAAAGCTAGGATAGATTTACTATCCAACGAAACTTCAGTGATTTCCCGATAATATACATTAAAATTAGAATAcaaagattattatttttttttttgtagcTTATTTCACATAGTTAACTAATAAATAGCTCTCAATACATCGCATGCTTAATGTCTGGGTCTCTTATCGTATCCTCTTCCACCAAAACCATCAGCACTTCTCTTGTCATTTCTTCCAGTGTTTCTACTGTCTCTGCTACCTTGATTTCTGGCTCTATTGTCATAAGTAGGATTCCGGTTGGTAGCTGGTCTACTATCATTTCTAGAATTGCTGTGGCGTCCATAATTATCTCTGTTTGATTGATACCCTCGAGAATTCCCATAATCATTTCTTCCTCTAGGGTGTTGTACAGgtggtaatggtggtggaggGGGGATTGAAGCAGACTGTGGTTGTCTTGAGTTTTGTTGACTACTTGAACTAACACCTTTACTAGATCTTACGTCGTTTCTAAATGTATTGGCATTTGATTGTCCCAGTGGTGGACGTGAAGAACCAGCGCCATTAGATGATTCTGCACCTAATGATTGTTTTTTGATTGTATGTTGAGGAGGCAAAGGAGCACGTCTAGCTTCTGACCGCCCAGAAGAGTCGTCTTTATTTCTGGCAACCATTTTTTGAGGAGGTAATGGTGTACGTTTGGGTTCAGATGGGCCCTTAAAATCTTCCTGTGAGATTGACTTTTTAGTTTCATTCTGTGGAGGCAAGGGAGTTCGTTTGGGGCCAGAATCCTTTGGTACTGATGAATCCGATGTCTTTGTTGAATTGTCACCCGTACTGTCTTCTGTTTTGGTAGTCAGTTGTGTTTCACCGTTATTCTGGACAGATTTAATTTTCTCCATTGCTTCTGAGtctattttttcttgatcttTGCTGTCCTCCTGTTTGGCATccttttcatcatcaattgtttcaCCGCCAAGTGGCTCAGAATTCAAAGTTTCATTTCCTGTGTCTGAAGAGATTCGAGATTCTTTATAAGCTTGTTTCATCTTGTTTACTCGTTCCTGTAACTTGTTCTCTTTAGACAATGAATTAGGTGACGTTGGAACAGATGTTAAAGTCCGTGTTTGTGTTTGTGTTGGAATTGGAGTTGTCTGTCTTGAATGAGCTTCTGATCTTGTTTCAACTGCATACTTTTCATATGATCTTCCAATTGGTGTGCTTCTTGTTTGAGTTCTGGTACCAGCAGCCAGTGAATCATAATTCAAAGATGCAGCAGCTAAaagctttttcttttcttcttcctctttggctaatttcatttgtttttccctctctaattctaattccttttttcttttggcttctgcttcttctttaataatCCTTTGTCTTTCTTCCTCCTTTGCTTTGAttattttctctttttcttcttcactCATTGAAATAAAGTCCCAAATAGGAACCCAGTTCTTCGATTTCGATTTGACATGAACCAACAATGCATTCGAGgctaatttcaaatcatttctcttttctgttgttgatattctttcaatcaaatcaacaatctGTTTACCATGGTCATCAACACTTGGATACACAGCtaacaaattcttcaaaaatataatggTGTTGTTACGCGAGATATATTCAGGTGCTTGTAATCCTATTCTGATTTCTTCCAAAAGCAATGAATGATAATCGTAAAGGAGCTGtttgaaattatcaaaagcAATTTTATCTCCATCTTGATCTTGCAAACCA encodes:
- a CDS encoding transcription factor IIIA, putative (Similar to S. cerevisiae TFC2;~In S. cerevisiae: transcription factor IIIA (TFIIIA), essential protein with nine C2H2 Zn-fingers, binds the 5S rRNA gene through the zinc finger domain and directs assembly of a multiprotein initiation complex for RNA polymerase III; also binds DNA.) yields the protein MSESDETKSVSSIISASSSSRPKKYICTYEGCEKAYNRPSLLEQHSRTHSNDRPYKCTVEDCDKAFFRKSHLETHIVSHSENKPFHCSVCGKGVNSRQHLKRHEITHTKSFKCTFENCEEAFYKHQSLRHHILSVHEKTLTCKECNKVFTRPSKLAQHKLKHHGGSPAYQCDHPGCFKNFQTWSVLQFHIKQMHPKIKCPLCGKGCVGKKGLSSHMLSHDDSTMIKIWTCDYCDVGKFAKKNELIEHYNIFHDGNIPDDLLKETDVKKLEDLLDQGSKLNNLNELQKVKSVNNDDEEYDCLDERRSDARSDSVSARRSIKSFTASLEDSKNISQLISNSGKINCPKNNCDRLFSREYDLRRHLKWHDDNLQRIELFLNSIEKEETPEGEPLAKKARIDLLSNETSVISR